The proteins below are encoded in one region of Pelecanus crispus isolate bPelCri1 chromosome 4, bPelCri1.pri, whole genome shotgun sequence:
- the PURG gene encoding purine-rich element-binding protein gamma, producing MERGRGGGGGGRNLGGSGLHRSIYSQSQQQYHYPVSSQGGCMEIQELASKRVDIQKKRFYLDVKQSSRGRFLKIAEVWIGRGRQDNIRKSKLTLSLSVAAELKDCLGDFIEHYAHLGLKGGHGHRHEHSNGKEQHSRRRQQQHPPPSPPVSVGSEEHPHSVLKTEYIERDNRKYYLDLKENQRGRFLRIRQTMSRGPGMMGYFGHSLGQEQTIVLPAQGMIEFRDALVQLIEEYGEGDIEDRQGGGDEPPELPEGTSFRVDNKRFYFDVGSNRYGIFLKVSEVRPPYRNTITVPYKAWTRFGENFIKYEEEMRRIYNSHKEKRMDARGDSGEEQEGLE from the coding sequence atggaaagagggagaggaggaggaggaggaggaaggaaccTGGGAGGCTCTGGCCTGCACAGGAGCATTTATTCCCAGTCCCAGCAGCAGTACCATTACCCGGTCTCCTCCCAGGGGGGCTGCATGGAGATCCAGGAGCTGGCCTCCAAGAGGGTGGACATCCAGAAAAAGCGATTTTATCTGGATGTGAAACAGAGCTCCCGCGGCCGCTTCCTGAAGATCGCTGAGGTCTGGATAGGAAGAGGCAGGCAGGACAATATCAGGAAAAGCAAGCTGACCCTCTCCTTGTCTGTGGCCGCCGAGCTGAAGGACTGCTTGGGGGACTTCATCGAGCACTACGCCCACCTGGGGCTGAAAGGCGGCCACGGTCACCGGCACGAGCACAGCAATGGCAAGGAGCAGCATTCCCGGAGgcgacagcagcagcacccgccGCCTTCGCCTCCGGTGTCTGTCGGCTCCGAAGAGCACCCTCACAGCGTCCTCAAAACGGAGTACATCGAGAGGGACAACAGAAAGTATTACCTGGACCTGAAGGAGAATCAGCGGGGGCGATTCTTGCGGATTAGACAAACCATGAGTAGGGGACCCGGCATGATGGGTTATTTTGGCCACAGCTTGGGACAGGAGCAGACGATCGTCCTTCCAGCACAAGGGATGATTGAGTTCAGGGATGCTTTGGTCCAGCTGATCGAAGAGTACGGCGAAGGGGACATAGAGGATCGCCAGGGGGGAGGCGATGAGCCCCCGGAGCTCCCCGAGGGCACCTCCTTCCGAGTGGACAACAAGCGCTTCTACTTCGACGTGGGATCCAACAGGTACGGCATTTTCCTGAAGGTAAGTGAGGTGAGGCCGCCCTACCGTAACACCATCACGGTTCCATACAAAGCATGGACACGGTTTGGGGAAAATTTTATCAAGTACGAAGAAGAGATGAGGAGAATTTACAACagccataaagaaaaaagaatggatGCCAGAGGGGACAGTGGTGAAGAGCAAGAGGGTCTCGAATAG